From Nicotiana tabacum cultivar K326 chromosome 15, ASM71507v2, whole genome shotgun sequence, the proteins below share one genomic window:
- the LOC107767885 gene encoding uncharacterized protein LOC107767885 isoform X2 has product MVHADRDIPGWIILLLLTLDGIALWMNYYGFLGKRPRSKVRRLIKKYLVPLSLAEIKYFPTETQMFRNLRELTLVLVFTYDFDIVKISLSLRRLSSSSAFGFSAIEDNKGRKRK; this is encoded by the exons ATGGTGCATGCTGATAGAGATATTCCGG GATGGATAATCTTGTTGTTGCTTACATTGGACGGAATTGCTCTTTGGATGAATTATTATGGGTTTTTGGGTAAAAGACCGAGAAGTAAAGTTCGTCGCTTAATCAAAAAGTATTTGGTGCCCCTTTCTTTGGCAGAG ATAAAATACTTCCCAACCGAGACACAAATGTTCAGAAACCTTAGGGAGCTAACCTTGGTACTTGTGTTCACGTATGACTTTGACATAGTCAAAATTTCCCTCTCTCTTAGGCGCTTGTCCTCTTCTTCGGCATTTGGATTTAGTG CAATCGAGGACAACAAGGGGAGAAAGAGGAAGTGA
- the LOC107767885 gene encoding uncharacterized protein LOC107767885 isoform X1 translates to MHSISRLGVERLRLSFDCGSDHPIYNSNPIRNPNKLFKFSLELLSQASSLKHLYLYHCIIQPSSGVRLNSLRTLTLDSVLLASGQLESVFSSCLNLNRLELACSKLPYKLCISGTVTSVFFLACGGLEEIDLRAKNLRRFECILFSKVRFYFSFVPMLEIVIINFNGAAAMPYIFGDFARDLPAQVKSLTVKVGYSQIKYFPTETQMFRNLRELTLVLVFTYDFDIVKISLSLRRLSSSSAFGFSAIEDNKGRKRK, encoded by the exons ATGCATTCTATTTCAAGATTAGGTGTTGAAAGACTACGTCTTTCATTTGATTGTGGCAGTGATCACCCCATCTACAACTCCAACCCCATACGCAACCCCAAcaaattgtttaaattttctcTTGAGCTTCTCTCTCAGGCATCCTCATTGAAACACCTGTATTTATACCATTGCATTATCCAACCAAGTTCCGGAGTCCGTCTTAATTCCCTTAGGACCCTTACTTTGGACAGTGTTCTGTTagcaagcggacaacttgagagtGTTTTTTCCTCTTGTTTGAATCTTAACCGGTTAGAGCTAGCATGTAGCAAACTCCCTTATAAGCTATGCATCTCTGGCACAGTGACATCCgtttttttcttagcttgtggCGGATTGGAAGAGATTGATCTTCGAGCTAAAAATCTTCGTCGATTTGAGTGTATTCTTTTTAGCAAAGtaagattttatttttcttttgttcccATGTTGGAAAttgtaataattaattttaacgGAGCCGCTGCAATGCCATACATATTTGGTGATTTTGCAAGAGATTTACCTGCTCAAGTTAAATCTTTAACAGTCAAAGTGGGTTATTCTCAG ATAAAATACTTCCCAACCGAGACACAAATGTTCAGAAACCTTAGGGAGCTAACCTTGGTACTTGTGTTCACGTATGACTTTGACATAGTCAAAATTTCCCTCTCTCTTAGGCGCTTGTCCTCTTCTTCGGCATTTGGATTTAGTG CAATCGAGGACAACAAGGGGAGAAAGAGGAAGTGA
- the LOC107767884 gene encoding 4-coumarate--CoA ligase 2-like, with product MEMDTKQGDIIFKSKLPDIYIPNHLPLHSYCFENISEFSSRPCLINGANDQIYTYADVELTSRKVAAGLNKLGIKQKDTIMILLPNSPEFVFTFLGASYLGAISTMANPLITQVEVVKQAKASNVKLIVTQACNLDKLKSYAFEHDVKVICIDSSPEGCLHFSDLILNPGFASDNEHDLPEVEIQPDDVLALPYSSGTTGLPKGVMLTHKGLVTSVAQQVDGENPTLHIHSEDVILCVLPLFHIYSLDSILLCGLRVGAAILIMQKFDIVPFLELIQKYKVTIAPFVPPIVLAIAKSPMVDNFDLSSVRIVMCGAAPLGKDLEDAVRTKFPNAKLGQGYGMTEAGSVLAMCLAFAKEPFEIKSGACGTVIRNAEVKIVDLNTGSSLPRNKSGEICIRGDQIMKGYLNDPEATAQTIDKEGWLHSGDIGYIDEDDELFIVDRLKELIKYKGFQVAPAELEALLLNLPNISDAAVVPMKDEQAGEVPVAFVVRSNGGSTITEDEIKDFISKQVIFYKRIKRVFFVDSVPKSPSGKILRKDLRARLADGLPN from the exons ATGGAAATGGATACAAAGCAAGGAGACATAATTTTCAAATCAAAGCTCCCAGATATTTACATCCCTAATCATCTTCCTTTACATTCTTATTGCTTTGAAAACATTTCAGAATTCAGTTCTCGTCCTTGTTTGATCAATGGAGCCAATGATCAAATTTATACATATGCTGATGTTGAGCTCACTTCAAGAAAAGTAGCAGCTGGACTTAACAAGCTAGGAATCAAACAAAAGGACACTATAATGATCCTCTTGCCTAATTCTCCTGAATTTGTATTCACTTTCTTAGGCGCATCATATCTTGGAGCTATTTCAACTATGGCAAATCCTTTGATTACACAAGTAGAGGTAGTGAAACAAGCCAAGGCCTCAAATGTCAAGCTTATTGTTACACAAGCATGCAATTTGGACAAATTGAAAAGCTATGCATTTGAGCATGATGTGAAAGTCATTTGCATTGACTCGTCGCCAGAGGGCTGCTTACACTTCTCTGACTTGATTTTAAATCCTGGATTCGCTTCTGATAACGAACATGACCTTCCCGAGGTGGAAATCCAACCCGACGATGTACTGGCGTTGCCGTACTCGTCCGGGACCACGGGGCTACCAAAAGGGGTCATGTTGACACATAAGGGACTAGTCACTAGTGTGGCACAACAAGTTGATGGTGAAAATCCAACTTTGCATATTCATAGTGAGGATGTGATACTTTGTGTCTtgcctttgtttcatatttaCTCTTTGGATTCTATTTTGCTTTGTGGATTAAGGGTTGGTGCAGCTATTTTGATTATGCAGAAATTTGATATTGTTCCATTCTTGGAGTTGATACAAAAGTACAAAGTGACTATTGCTCCTTTTGTACCACCTATTGTTTTGGCCATTGCTAAGAGTCCAATGGTTGATAATTTTGACCTTTCATCAGTAAGGATAGTCATGTGTGGGGCAGCTCCATTGGGAAAGGATCTTGAAGACGCAGTTCGAACAAAATTTCCTAATGCTAAACTTGGTCAG GGTTATGGGATGACAGAGGCTGGTTCGGTGTTGGCAATGTGCTTGGCATTCGCAAAAGAACCATTTGAGATAAAATCAGGAGCATGTGGAACTGTTATACGAAATGCTGAGGTGAAAATCGTTGATCTAAACACTGGTAGTTCTCTACCTCGAAACAAATCTGGAGAGATTTGCATACGAGGTGACCAAATCATGAAAG GTTACTTGAATGATCCTGAGGCAACTGCACAAACAATAGACAAAGAAGGATGGTTACATAGTGGTGATATTGGCTATATTGACGAAGACGACGAGCTTTTTATTGTGGATCGATTGAAGGAATTGATAAAATACAAAGGATTTCAAGTGGCTCCTGCTGAACTTGAAGCACTTCTCCTCAATCTTCCCAATATTTCTGATGCTGCTGTTGTCCC CATGAAAGATGAGCAAGCAGGAGAAGTTCCAGTGGCTTTTGTTGTTAGATCTAATGGTGGATCCACCATTACTGAGGATGAAATCAAGGATTTTATCTCAAAGCAG gtgATATTTTATAAGAGAATAAAGCGAGTATTTTTTGTGGATTCGGTTCCTAAATCTCCATCTGgcaaaatacttcgaaaagacTTGAGAGCCAGACTAGCCGATGGGCTTCCAAATTAA
- the LOC107810449 gene encoding uncharacterized protein LOC107810449 isoform X2, whose product MQPPHQHSRINLAELKAQIVRKLGSDRSKQYFYYLNRLLSLKISKVEFSKICLRIFGRENIPLHNQFIRSILKNACSANVPPSSHEDEFLKPGAALGNNEASNDVYEQNGSRVSLRQSSSQPGLSNGDILPLSPRKARTGFCDRRAGDGRSALGPNEKTSFTFQQSTAEESSDFDVTKENGYLNPPDGLRSVQHNPGLIQRSEDEREAANLETSKLSLTKRPLGGPVSVHNKDQVSGDGKEMHARSELQAPLGVPFYPVSVVGSHRELPLATSSKCFSFSNFGALLDTVTLRERMEQIAAEQGIEGVAVDCANLVNNGLDSYLKGLIGSCVQLLGARSGHEPTKISRKKQQTYTKPVNGLRPGHHIQVSSDKSSEFMQEQAPDSLISFQDFRVAMELNRQQLGKDWPLLLEKPCRILQLYGSPPHY is encoded by the exons ATGCAACCGCCACATCAGCATTCACGGATTAATCTTGCTGAACTGAAAGCTCAGATAGTGAGGAAACTTGGATCAGATAGGTCGAAACAGTACTTTTATTACTTAAATAGGTTGCTGAGCTTGAAGATAAGCAAGGTTGAGTTCAGTAAGATTTGTCTTAGGATCTTCGGAAGAGAGAACATTCCGCTGCACAATCAGTTTATCCGTTCTATTTTGAAAAATGCTTGTAGTGCAAATGTTCCACCATCAAGTCATGAGGATGAGTTTTTGAAGCCTGGTGCAGCGCTTGGCAACAATGAGGCTTCAAATGATGTTTATGAGCAAAATGGGTCGCGTGTTTCATTAAGACAGTCTTCAAGTCAACCAGGTTTGTCAAATGGGGACATTTTGCCATTATCTCCTCGAAAGGCCAGAACAGGCTTTTGTGATCGTAGGGCTGGGGATGGCCGTAGTGCACTTGGACCGAATGAGAAAACTAGTTTTACTTTTCAACAATCAACAGCGGAAGAATCGAGTGATTTTGATGTTACTAAGGAAAATGGTTACTTGAATCCCCCTGATGGCCTGAGGTCTGTACAGCACAATCCAGGACTCATCCAGCGATCGGAGGACGAAAGGGAGGCAGCGAATCTAGAAACTTCCAAACTTTCTTTAACAAAGAGACCACTTGGAGGTCCAGTTTCTGTACATAACAAAGATCAGGTTAGTGGTGATGGGAAAGAGATGCATGCTAGGAGTGAGCTACAAGCGCCGCTTGGAGTTCCATTTTACCCTGTCAGCGTAGTTGGATCACATAGAGAATTGCCTTTGGCAACCAGTAGTAAATGTTTTAGCTTTTCTAATTTTGGTGCTTTGTTGGACACCGTAACATTGAGGGAACGCATGGAGCAGATTGCCGCAGAACAGGGAATTGAAGGGGTGGCAGTCGATTGTGCCAATTTGGTGAACAATGGTTTAGATTCTTACTTAAAAGGTTTAATCGGATCTTGTGTTCAACTTTTGGGAGCAAGGTCTGGGCATGAACCTACTAAGATCAGCAGAAAGAAGCAGCAAACCTATACAAAGCCTGTTAATGGTCTCAGACCAGGCCATCATATTCAGGTGAGTAGCGATAAATCTTCAGAATTCATGCAAGAACAGGCTCCCGACAGCCTGATATCATTTCAAGATTTTAGGGTTGCCATGGAGCTAAACCGGCAACAACTTGGCAAAGATTGGCCATTGCTGCTGGAGAAG CCTTGCAGGATACTTCAGTTATATGGAAGTCCACCTCACTACTAA
- the LOC107810449 gene encoding uncharacterized protein LOC107810449 isoform X1, translating to MQPPHQHSRINLAELKAQIVRKLGSDRSKQYFYYLNRLLSLKISKVEFSKICLRIFGRENIPLHNQFIRSILKNACSANVPPSSHEDEFLKPGAALGNNEASNDVYEQNGSRVSLRQSSSQPGLSNGDILPLSPRKARTGFCDRRAGDGRSALGPNEKTSFTFQQSTAEESSDFDVTKENGYLNPPDGLRSVQHNPGLIQRSEDEREAANLETSKLSLTKRPLGGPVSVHNKDQVSGDGKEMHARSELQAPLGVPFYPVSVVGSHRELPLATSSKCFSFSNFGALLDTVTLRERMEQIAAEQGIEGVAVDCANLVNNGLDSYLKGLIGSCVQLLGARSGHEPTKISRKKQQTYTKPVNGLRPGHHIQVSSDKSSEFMQEQAPDSLISFQDFRVAMELNRQQLGKDWPLLLEKDTSVIWKSTSLLNERMVLKHSR from the exons ATGCAACCGCCACATCAGCATTCACGGATTAATCTTGCTGAACTGAAAGCTCAGATAGTGAGGAAACTTGGATCAGATAGGTCGAAACAGTACTTTTATTACTTAAATAGGTTGCTGAGCTTGAAGATAAGCAAGGTTGAGTTCAGTAAGATTTGTCTTAGGATCTTCGGAAGAGAGAACATTCCGCTGCACAATCAGTTTATCCGTTCTATTTTGAAAAATGCTTGTAGTGCAAATGTTCCACCATCAAGTCATGAGGATGAGTTTTTGAAGCCTGGTGCAGCGCTTGGCAACAATGAGGCTTCAAATGATGTTTATGAGCAAAATGGGTCGCGTGTTTCATTAAGACAGTCTTCAAGTCAACCAGGTTTGTCAAATGGGGACATTTTGCCATTATCTCCTCGAAAGGCCAGAACAGGCTTTTGTGATCGTAGGGCTGGGGATGGCCGTAGTGCACTTGGACCGAATGAGAAAACTAGTTTTACTTTTCAACAATCAACAGCGGAAGAATCGAGTGATTTTGATGTTACTAAGGAAAATGGTTACTTGAATCCCCCTGATGGCCTGAGGTCTGTACAGCACAATCCAGGACTCATCCAGCGATCGGAGGACGAAAGGGAGGCAGCGAATCTAGAAACTTCCAAACTTTCTTTAACAAAGAGACCACTTGGAGGTCCAGTTTCTGTACATAACAAAGATCAGGTTAGTGGTGATGGGAAAGAGATGCATGCTAGGAGTGAGCTACAAGCGCCGCTTGGAGTTCCATTTTACCCTGTCAGCGTAGTTGGATCACATAGAGAATTGCCTTTGGCAACCAGTAGTAAATGTTTTAGCTTTTCTAATTTTGGTGCTTTGTTGGACACCGTAACATTGAGGGAACGCATGGAGCAGATTGCCGCAGAACAGGGAATTGAAGGGGTGGCAGTCGATTGTGCCAATTTGGTGAACAATGGTTTAGATTCTTACTTAAAAGGTTTAATCGGATCTTGTGTTCAACTTTTGGGAGCAAGGTCTGGGCATGAACCTACTAAGATCAGCAGAAAGAAGCAGCAAACCTATACAAAGCCTGTTAATGGTCTCAGACCAGGCCATCATATTCAGGTGAGTAGCGATAAATCTTCAGAATTCATGCAAGAACAGGCTCCCGACAGCCTGATATCATTTCAAGATTTTAGGGTTGCCATGGAGCTAAACCGGCAACAACTTGGCAAAGATTGGCCATTGCTGCTGGAGAAG GATACTTCAGTTATATGGAAGTCCACCTCACTACTAAATGAGAGAATGGTGTTAAAGCATAGTCGCTGA